The DNA window CGCCGGCGCCCAGGCCCAGGCGCTGGACCACCGCCTCGCGCAGCTTGACGCAGGCCGCGTAGACGCCGGCCGTCGAGCAGTTGGCGCCGAACTGGCCGCCGGAACCCGACGACACCGGGAACGCCGAGTCGCCCAGGCGCACGCTCACCTTGTCCATGCCCACGCCCAGCATCTCCGCCGCCGTCTGGGCGATGATGGTGTAGCTGCCGGTGCCGATATCGGTCATGTCGGTTTCCACCGTCACGCGGCCGTCGCGGTCGAGCCGCACGCGCGCGCCGGACTTCAGCAACAGGTTGTTGCGGAAGGCGGCAGCCACGCCCACGCCGACCAGCCAGCGGCCGTCGCGCGTCTTGCCCGGCTGCGCCTGGCGATTCTTCCAGCCGAAGCGCTCGGCGCCGGTGCGCAGGCATTCGATCAGGCTGCGCTGCGAAAAGTGCCGGTCCTTCTTTTCCGGATCGACCTTGGTGTCGTTGATGATGCGGAAGCGCACCGGGTCGATCTTCAGCTTCTCGGCCATTTCATCCATCGCGATCTCCAGCGCCATCAGGCCGGGCGCCTCGCCCGGCGCGCGCATGGCGTTGGCTTCGGGCAGATCGAGCAACGCCATACGCGTGGCCATCAAGCGGTTGGCGCCGGCGTAAAGCAGGCGGGTTTGCTGGACCGCGTCCTCCGGACTGCCGCCGGGCAGGTTGCCGGTCCACGTCTCGTGGGCGATCGCGGTGATGGCGCCGTCGCGCGTGGCGCCGATGCGGATGCGCTGGATCGTCGAGGCCCGGTGCGTGGTGTTGTTGGCGATGAACGGGCGGCTCAACGCCACCTTGACCGGCCGCTTGGCGGCCCGCGCCCCCAGCGCGGCCAGCACGGCGTCCGAACGCAGGAACAACTTGCCGCCGAAGCCTCCGCCGATGAACGGCGACACCAGGCGCACCTTCTCCTTGGGTATGCCCAAGGTGGTGGCCAGGTCGGTGCGGGTCCAGTCGATCATCTGGTTCGAGGTCCACACGGTGAGCTGGTCGCCCTTCCACGCCGCGATCGACGCGTACGGCTCCATCATCGCGTGCGTGTTGCCGGGCGTGGTGTACTCGGCATCCAGCCGCACCGGCGCGTCGGCGTAAACGCCGGCGAAGTCGCCGATGGCCGGCGGGGCGTCCTTGGGCAAGGTGGCGGAGCCCCTGACGGCGGCCAGGTCGTATTTCCCCTTTTGCTCGGCATATTTGACCTTGACCAGCTGCGCGGCCGAGCGGGCCTGCTCGAAGCTCTCGGCCACCACCAGCCCGATGGCCTGGTGATAGTGCTCGATATTCGGCCCGCCCAGCAGCTTGGCGGTGTTGAAATTGCCCTTGCCTAGCTTGCCCGCCGATTCGGCGGTGACGATGGCGATCACGCCGGGCGCGCGGCGTGCCTCGGTCAGGTCCATCGACTCGATGCGGCCCTTGGCGATGGCCGCGCCGATGACGCAGCCGTAGGCGGCGTTGGGCGCGGCCTTGTGCTGCTCGTACGCGTAGGTGGCCGCGCCGGTGGTCTTGAGCGCGCCGTCGATGCGGTTGTGCGGGCGGCCGACGACCTTGAGCTGGTCGATCGGATTGGTAGTGGCGGCTTTATCGAATTTCATGGCATTACCCTTTCTTCGCGTCGGCCAGCATGGCGGCGAGCGTGCGTTGCACCAGCGGGATCTTGAAGGCGTTTTCCTCGGTCGTGCGCGCCCCTTGCAGCAGGCGTTCGGCGACAGCGCCGGCGCCGCGCGGCAGCAAGCGGTCGGCCTCCTCCACCCGCCACGGCTTGTGGGCGACGCCGCCGACTGCCACCCGCCCGCTGCCGTCGCGCTGGACCACCAGCGCCACCGACACCAGCGCGAACGCGTACGAGGCGCGGTCGCGCACCTTGTGGTACAGGTGCTGGCCACCGAGCGGTTTGGACAAGGTGACGGCGGTGATCAATTCACCCGGCAGCAGCGCCGTTTCGATGTGCGGCGTGGCGCCGGGCAGGCGATGGAAGTCGGCGATCGGAATCGTGCGCACGGCGCCGTCGGGCCGCACCGTCTCGACCTGCGCGTCGAGCAGGCGCATGGCGATGGCCATGTCGCTTGGATGGGTGGCGATGCAGGCGTCGCTGGCGCCGATGACGGCGTGCGCGCGGCTAAAGCCGCCGATGGCGGAACAGCCGCTGCCCGGCCGGCGCTTATTGCATGCCTGGTTGGTGTCGTAAAAGTAAGGGCAGCGGGTGCGCTGCAGCAGGTTGCCGGCGGTGGTGGCCTTGTTGCGCAGCTGCGCCGAGGCGCCCGCCAGCAAGGCGCGCGACAGCACGCCGTAGTCGCGCCGCACCGTCGCATCGGCCGCCAGTTCGGTGTTGCGCACCAGCGCGCCGATGCGCAGGCCGCCTTCGGCGGTCGGCTCGATCTTGTCCAGACCCAGGCCGTTGACATCGACCAGATGTGCCGGCGTTTCGATCTCGAGCTTCATCAGGTCCAGCAGATTGGTGCCGCCGGCGATGAAGCGGGCGCCTGGAACCGTGGCCGCCGCGACGGCTGCCTCCACCGGCGTTCCGGCGCGCTGATAGGTGAAGACCTTCATGCCGCACCTCCCACTTCGACGATGGCGTCGAGGATGTTGGCGTAGGCGCCGCAGCGGCAGATATTGCCGCTCATGCGTTCGCGGATTTCGTCGGCGCTGAACAGCGGACGCACGGTCAGCGACGGGCTGACATGGCTCGGGATGCCCTGCTTGATTTCATCGAGCACCGCGATGGCCGAACAGATTTGTCCCGGCGTGCAGTAGCCGCATTGGTAGCCATCATGCTTGATGAACGCCGCCTGCATCGGATGCAGCTTGTCCTGCTGGCCCACGCCTTCGATGGTGGTGACCTGCGCACCCTCGTGCATCACCGCCAGAGTGAGACAGGAGTTGATGCGGCGGCCGTCGACCATCACCGTGCAGGCGCCGCACTGACCGTGGTCGCAGCCCTTCTTGGTGCCGGTCAGGTGCAGGTGTTCGCGCAAGGCGTCGAGCAAGGTGGTGCGCGTATCCAGGTGCAGCGTGTGCGGCTTGTCGTTGACGCGCAACGATACCTTGGTAATGAAGGGGGCGTTGCTGAAATCCGTGGCCACGCGCTCCTGGGCATGCGCCAGTGGCACTGCCACCGCCGTCGCCGACACCGCGCCGGCGATCAGCAGCTCGCGCCGGGTTATCTTGATCTCGCTGGAATTGTCCATGGGGTTCCGATCTGTGTTCAGGTGAAAAAGCGTGGGGAAATACGGGCAGCGCTATTCGGCCAGCTCGATCTTTACTTTGATGTCGCCTGCGCGCTTGAACACGGCCAGACCGGTGTCGACGCGCCCCAGCGGGATCAGTCCCGGCGAGTAGGCGAAATCCTTGTAGTAGAAGGCCAGGTTGCCCCACGGCGCGTAATAGGCGATGGTTCCCACCGTCGGCGTGGCGCCGGCAGGCGCGCCGGCGGTGGACAGCTTGCGATCGAGGTAGACGATTTTCTCGGTGCCGGCATAGTCGCCAAGCGTCAGCGTGAGCGGCAACCTGGAGATGAAGTCGCGCGTGGTCGGGTTGTCCGCCAAGGTCGCGGCGATGACCTGCCCGTCCACGGTGATACGGATTTGTTGGGCGTGCGCGGGAGCGGCCGCCATAAGAGCCATCGCCATAGTCGTCAATGAAAAAAATAGTGTGTGCGGTCGCATCTGGGTCCTTGGATGGATTCTAGTGCCGAGGTGGCCGGCCGCCTATCAAAAGGACCGGCCGGCGCAGGATCGGGCAACAAAAGCGGCGGAACGAGCTATGTGGGCCGGCGCATCAGGCGGTCCCGCGTGGTTTGAGCCGGCCGCCGCCGCCAACGACGATCGAAGAAATCCCGAGCATGAGCGCGCCGCCGATCAAGGTGGCCGTGATCGACAGGTGGTCCAGCAGCACGCCGCCAAGCGCGGCGCCGAGCATGATGGCCAGCTGGATCGCCGCCACCAGCAGGCCGCCTCCGCTCTCCGGCTCGTCGGCGATGCCTTTGCTCAGCCAGGTCGACCACGCCACCGGAATCGCCGCGTTCAGCGCGCCCCAGGCGACCAGCGCGAGCGCCACCGCCCAGAACACATGGCCGACGGCCAGCAACGCCAGGGTGACGGCGCCCAGCGCCAGCGGCAGCCAGCGCAACAAGCCATACAGATGGCTGCCCAGCATGACCGTCGCGGCGTAGGTGCCGAGAAAACCGGCCGCGCCCAGCCCCAGCAACAGCATCGACAGCTGCGGCACCGTCACCCCGGTGTAGGTCTCCAGGAAAGGCCGCAGGTAGGTGAACGTGGCGAACGCCCCGGCGAACGACAGCATCACCCCGGCCATGCCGAACGCCACATTCGGGCGCTTCAGCAACCCGAGTACGTTGCCGACCGGATTGGCCGCCTGCGGCGGCATGGACGGCAAGCTGATCCACTGCCACACCAGGTTGGCGACGACGAACGGCGCCAACGCCCAGAACGTACCGCGCCAGCCGATGATGGCGCCGAAGTAGCTGCCGATGGGCGCGGCGAACGCCGCCGCGACGGCATTACCCGTGTACATCAAGCCGAGTGCCTTGGGAATTGACTCGGCTGGAACCAGACGCATCACCGTGGCCGTGGCCAGGGCCCAGAATCCGCCCACGGTGATGCCCAGCAGGGAGCGCGCCACCATCAGCACGGCGAAATTGGGCGCGCAGGCGATCAGCACCAGCGACGCGAGCATCACGCCGGTCAACGCCATGAGCACGTGGCGGCGGTCGAAGTGGCTGGCGACGGCCGGAATCAGCAGGCTGGTCACCACCGCGAACAGGCCCGAGATGGAGATCGCCTGCCCGGCCATGCCCTGCGTGGCGCCCAGGTCGCTGGCGATGGGCGTCAGCAGGCTGACGGGCATGAACTCGGATGCGATCAGCAGCGCCACGCACATGGCCATCGCGCCGACCGCGCTCCAGGCGGGTTGGCCGGTGAAAGACTGCTTGGGCAGGGAGTTGCTGGCGATATCCATAGTTCTTGTCTTTCGAATCCAATCGGGCATGGTAGCGGCATTGACGGGCCCGCACGCCATGCGGATTTGCTAGGGTTTATGCAGGAAAATCATCAATCGCAGCCATCCGGGCGGCGCGGTCCAACTGCTAGAATGCAAGATCACTCCACCCGGAAGCGACCCCATGGCCCGCGAAAACATCAACGACATTCTTGTGTTCCTCGAGGTGGCGCGCGAGCGCAGTTTCACGCGAGCGGCCGCCAAACTGGGCATGTCGCAGTCGGGGCTGAGCCATATCGTGCGCGGGCTGGAAGCGCGCATGGGCGTGCAACTTCTGGCGCGCACCACCCGCAGCGTCGCCCCGACCGAGGCCGGCGAGCGGCTGATGGAGACCGTGGCGCCGCGCTTCGCCGAGATCGAGGCGGAGATCGCCGCCATCAGCGACCTTGGCGGCAGCCCGGCGGGCTTGATCCGCATTACCGCCATCGATCACATCATCGACAGCGTGCTGTGGCCGCGCGTGGCCCACCTGCTGCCGCAATACCCCGACCTGCGCATCGAGATCAACTCCGACTACCGGATGCACGACATCGTGGCCGAGCGCTTCGACATCGGCGTGCGCTGGGGCGACCAGGTCGAGCAGGACATGATCGCCGTGCGCCTGACGGCCGACGCGCCGATGGCGATCGTGGGATCGCCGGACTACTTCAAGCGGCGCGCCATACCGACCTCCCCCCAGGAGCTGTTGCAGCACAACTGCATCACCTTGCGCCTGTCATCCAACGGCGGCGTGTACGCGTGGGAGCTGTGCGACGGCGACCGGCCCATCGAAGTGAAGGTCAGCGGCCAGGCCACCTTCAACAGCGTGTATCAAATGCTGAACGCGGCGGTGAGCGGTGTCGGCTTGGCGTTTGTGACGGCGGAATTCGCCGAACCATACGTTCGGGACGGGCGGCTGGTCAGCGTGATGAAGGAGTGGTGCCGCCCGTTCCCGGGTTTGCACGCCTACTATCTGTCGAGGCGCCATCCATCGCGCGCCTTCACCTTGGTCATCGACGCGCTGCGCTACCAAGGTTAAGTGAGCGACGGATCACGCATTGGCGGATTACGCTGCGCTAATCCGCCCTACGTGGATCCTCCTCTATTCAGCTACCAAGGATCAGCCACGGAGACACGTAGGGCGGATTAGGCGGAACGCCGTAATCGGCCATGTTCGCGCCGTCGGCGGCGCCCTATCTCAAATGCAGCGTGAAGAAGTTGCTCAGCTTATTAAAAGGAATCAGCTTGGTGCGGTCGTACAGATCCACGTGTCCCGCCCCCGGAATCATGACAATCTCCTTAGGCTCGGCCGCCAGCTTGTACGCCTCCTCGCTGAACTCACGCGAATGCGCCTGGTCGCCGGTGATGAACAACATCGGACGCGGCGAGATCGTCTCGATGTCGTTAAACGGATAGAAGTTCATGAACTTGACGTTGCTGCTCAACGTCGGATGCGTCGTCAACAGCGGCGACGAACCTTTAGGCGTAAACTCGCCACGCTTGGTGCGATAGAAGTCATAGAACTCGCGCTGGATCGGATGCGTATCGCTGTTGAGCACATGGGTGGTGCCGCCGGTGTAGCGCATCTCGCCGCCCTTGAATTCCACATAGCGCTGTTGCGCCGCCTCGGCGATGATCTGCTTCCTTTGCTCGACGCTCTGCGCGTGCCGCAGGCCGTTGCGGTTGACCGCGCCCATGTCATACATGCTGACGGTGGCAATCGCTTTCATGCGCGGATCGATCTTGGCCGCGCTGATGACGAAACTGCCGCTGCCGCACACACCCAGCACGCCGATCCGGTTGCTGTCGATGAACGGCTGCGTGCCGAGGAAATCGACGGCGGCGCTGAACGCCTCCGCGTACATCTCCGGCGACACCATGTTGCGCGGTTTGCCTTCGCTGTCGCCCCAGAAAGGTAAATCGACCGACAGCGTCACGAAGCCCAGCTCCGCCATCTTGGTCGCATACAGATTCGCGCTTTGCTCCTTGACCGCGCCCATGGGATGGCCAACGATAATGGCCGCGCTTTTGGCGTTGCGATGCAGGGTGCGCGGGATGAACAGATTGCCGCCGACCTTCATCTGATACTGGTCCCTGAAGGAGACCTTCTGCACGGTCACCTTGTCGCTGGTGTAGAAGTTATCGGCGCCGTTGGACATGTCCTGCGCCAGCGCCGCGCCGCCGATCACCGACGTCATCGCCAGCGCGGCCGCGCCGGCGCCGGTCAGCTTCACCATGTTGCGGCGGCTCAGATCGAGGCCTTCGTTTTCTTCGGTGCCGTGGTCGGTCGGGATGTCGATATCGTTCATGCCGTGCTCCTGTTTGAGTAATCGTCGATGAGATGACTTTAGTCTCAACCAGGGCCGGGATATAGACCGCGAACCCGAATGCCTTTATGCATGGCGCGCATGAATCGAGCGGAGGCTAATCCAGCGGCAGGTTCGCTTTCAAGTAAATCACTTCCCGGTCGCGAACAAATTCTTGTACGCCGAGGGTTGCGAACGCCAGTACTGTTTGGGCGCTTTGACCTGCGCGCCCAACGTGGCGGCGGCGTGCCATGGCCAGCGCGGGTCGTACAGGATGCCGCGCGCCAGCGCCACCAGGTCGGCGCTGCCGTCGCGGATCGCCGTCTCGGCCTGTTCCGGCGTGGTGATCATGCCAACGCCGATGACCGGCACCTCGACCTGGCGCTTGATCTCCTGCGCGAACGGCAACTGGTAGCCCGGCCCCACGTCGATCTTCTGCAGCGCCGACAAGCCGCCGCTCGACACGTGCACATAGGCGCTGCCGCGCGCGGCGAGCGCTTTGGAGAACGCAACGCTTTGCGCCAGGTCCCAGCCGCCTTCGACCCAGTCGGTGGCGGAGATGCGCACGCCGACCGGTTTATCCGCCGGGAAGGCGGCGCGCACGGCGTCGAACACCTCCAGCGGGAAGCGCATGCGGTTCTCCAGCGAGCCGCCGTATTGGTCGGTGCGCTGGTTGGACAGCGGGGACAGGAACTGGTGCAGCAGATAGCCGTGCGCGGCGTGCACCTCGACCATGTCCAGCCCCAGCCGGGCGGCGCGGCGCGCGGTCTGCGCGAACGCTTCGCGCACGCGCGCCAGGCCGGCGTCGTCCAGCGCCACGGGCGGGCGGTCCATGTCCGCATACGGCACTGCGGACGGCGCCTCGGTGGTCCAGCCGCCCGCGTCCGCCGCCAGTTGCCCGCCGCCGTCCCATGGCGCGGCGCAGGAAGCCTTTCGTCCCGCGTGGCCCAACTGGATGCCGACCGGCATGTCCGAATGCTTGCGGACCGCCTCGAGCACGCGGGCCAGTGCCTGCTCGTTGTCGTCGGTGTACAGGCCCAGGTCGGCGGGCGAGATGCGCGCCTCGGGCGAGACGGCGGTGGCTTCGAGAATCAGCAGACCGGCGCCGGACAGCGCCAGATTTCCTAAATGAATCAGATGCCAGTCGGTGGCGCTGCCCTGCTCCGCCGAATACTGGCACATCGGCGCGATGACGATGCGGTTGGGCAGCTCCAGCGGCCCGATTTTAAAGGAGGAAAAGAGTTTGCTCACGCCGTGCCCTTCGGTAGTGGAGAATCCAGCGATTATGTCATGGCTGAAAATTTCATCTCTCACGTTTCATCTCTTACTAAAGACCAGGGCGTGAGCGTTCACACGGAACGCATTAGAAACGATACCTCGCCGTTACGTTGTAGCTCAGCGGATCGCCAAAAGCGTTGCCGCTGTCCAAGGCGGAGATGCTTTGGTAGTAGCTGCGGTCGAACAGGTTGGTCACGCTCAAGCTCACATCGAGCTGTTTGGTGGCCTGCCAGCCGGCGTTCAGATCGACGATCGCGTAGCCGCTTTGCCGGATCGGCACATTGGTCCGGAAAATCCGGTTCTGCGCGCGCACGGCGGCGCCCACGCGCCAGGCGTTCAGATTGCCCGGCAGGCGGTAGCTGGTCGCTAAACGCAGCAACCTCGTCGGGCGCTCGGCGGCGAAGCGCGCGCCGACCTTGTTGCTGCCCTGGGCCTTGGAGTACCTGGCCGAGTTGAGGGTAACGCCGGCGCTGGCTTGCCAGTCCGGCGCCAGCTCGCCGGCCAGGGTCAACTCGACGCCCTCGCTTTGCACTTCCCCCGTCGATTCCGAGCAGGACAGCACGCCCGGCGAGCATTGCCCGACAGGCAAGGCGTTGGCCAGGTTCTTTTGCTTGATGCGGAACACGGCCGCCGAGGCATTGAGCGCGCCACCGAAGTATTCGCCCTTGACGCCGGCCTCCATGTTGATGCCGGTGACCGGGTCGAGCAGCACGCCGTCGCGGTCCACCGCGCTTTGTGGATTAAAGATGCTGGTCCAGCTGCCATACAGCGAATAGGTGCCGTTGACGTCGTAGACCAAGCCCACGTACGGCGTCTTTTCATTGTCGATCTTGTAGCCCGAGCGCGCGCCTGTGAAGGTGTTGTGCAAGGCGTAGTCGTACCAGTCCACGCGCGCGCCCAGCAGCAGCGACAAGGGATCGGCCAGGCTGAAGCGGGCGGTGGCGTAGACGGCCTGCTGCTTCAGCTTGACGGCCTGGCCGTAGTAGAAATCGTCCATCACGGGACGCTGCGGCGCACTGCTGTCCCAGTTGACCGGGTCGAACACATAGTCGTACGCCGGAACCGACTGCAAACCCTTGTCGGACGTGTGGCGGTTGCGGTAGTTGGCGCCGAAGACGATTTCGTGTCGGCGGCCCAGCAAGCTGAATGGGCCGGAGGCTTGCACGTCGTAGCTGCGCTGCTCGCGGTCGTAGATGAAGTTGTCGGCGGCGATGAAGCGGAACAGCTCGGTGCCACGGACACGGCCGATGCCGACCACCTCCGAATCCATATCGTCGGTCAGCGCCTGGCCGGCTAGCCTGGCCTTCCATCCGCCGCCCAGCTTGTGCTCGATCTCGGCGAAGACGCGGGTGTTGGTCTTGTCCCATGAGGTCCAGTCCGGCGCGTTGCTGGCCGAGCGGTCCAGCGGCAGGAAGGCGCCGGTTTGCGACGTCGGCAAGCCGTACCAGGTGGAGCCGTTGTTCTTTTCCTGGTTGTAGTGGAAACCGACGCTGAGCGTGGTGTCGCGTGACAGGTCGGCGTCGGCTGTGACGTAGGCCAGCTTGCGCTTGTGGCCGTAGTTGGAGATGAAGGTGTCGGTGTCCTGGTAGGCCAGCACGGCGCGGGCGCGCAAGGTGGCGGCGGCGTTCAGGGCGCCGCTGACGTCGGCCTCGCCGCGATAATCGTTGTAGCGGCCGACGCTGCCGGTGAGCGCGACGCGGGTGTCGGCGGTCGGACGCTTGCGCACGAAGTTGAGCGTGCCGGCCGGCGTGCCCGCGCCGATCGCCATGCCGGCCGAGCCGCGCAGCACTTCGATGCGGTCGTATATCGCCAGGGTGGCGAAGCCGAGCGTGTCGCTCTCGCTGGCCATGGTCAGGCCGTCCTCGGTGAAGTTGGAGATGGCGAAGCCGCGCGAATAAATGCTGGTGCGGTCGGTGCCGTTACGGTTGAGCGACAGACCGGGAGTGATATTGACGATCTGCTCGACCGATTGCAGGTTCAGGTCGTCCATCTGCTGGCGCGTAACGACGCTGATCGACTGGGGCGTCTCGCGCACCGACATGTCCAGGCGGGTGGCCGTGTTCATACTGCGGGTGGTATAGGAACCGGTGCCTTCGGTGGTGTCGCCCGGCCCGGCCTGCCCCGTGATCTGCACGGTCGGGATCGGCGCGGAATCGGCCGCGGCCGCGTCGGCGGCCTTGTCTTCCGCCAGTGCGTCATTGACGCCGAACACCGCTAGCGCCCCGGCAACCGCCATCGACATCATGCGTGGACGCCACACGGCGTCGACAGGCTGGGTCGACAGACTATCCGGAACACCAGCCTCTAACTTCTTTGATCGCATTACCACTCCCTTTGTATAACGGCGGATTGTTATCTGGCTGGGAGAGTGGTGCGCCTGGCTGATAGTTCTGATTGATATGTTTGATGCCTGCTCAATAAATGAGAATCATTCGCATTTTAGTGACTGATTGTCAGTAGCGCAAGCGGGAACCGTATCGGACGCCATGGGAAGGGGCAACAGGTTTGTAGAATCGTGCAATCGGAAAGCGGGGCCCCACTCTCCGATTCAATCGACGGCTTTCAGCCGACAGCGACGACGCTTAGGCCGCCTTAGCCGACGAGGCCGCGCGTGACTTGCGACGCTTCATCCAGCCGACCATGCCAAGACCGCCAAGCATCATGGCGTAGGTCGATGGCTCCGGCACCGCACTGACAGAGATATTGTCGACGGCTACATCAAAGTCCGTGAAGCCGTACATATAGCCGGGCATATACGTGGTGAAGACCAGCTCATCGACGCTCGACAGCACGTCGGCGAAGCTGCGGCCTGGCGGCAAGCCGGGACCGGCGGCATCGTCGGACGAGCCGTAGCCACCCCAGCCGGTCGGCAAAGCGGTCGACGTTGTATCACCGATAGTTACAGACAGGTGTTGCCAACCCTTGGTGTAGTCGATGGTGCCCAGATCGTACCAAACGCTAGTGTACGGCATGCCCTGCGGGGTGTTGCCGTAGTCGCGCAGTTCGACAACCATGTGACGCGACACTTCCTGGCCGAAGTAACGGATCGAGTTGGCGATCACGTCGAGGCCGATGGTGACGCTACCAAGTTTGCCGTAGTCGCCCAGGTAGGATTGGTTGGTGTTGTTGCTGAAGCCGATACCGAAGTTTTCCATCACGGTATGCAAAGCCGGCGCCCCGTTGCCCAGGTTGGGGTTGATGCCGGAACCGCCCGCGCCATTCAGCGGCTGCATGCCTTCCCACCCTTGCGCACCGTTGGAAAAATCGACGAACGAGGAGCTTGGCGCGGCCATCGCCAAGCCACCGGCCAGCGATAACGTCAATGCCATCATTGCTTTATTCAAAGTCATGAGTCTTCCTTTTATCAGACAGTTAGAGAGATAGCGCTAACACCACACCCGCTTTTCCGGCGGCTGGCGGTTGGCCGGACGCCGGGTTCGGAACACATCAGAATTAATGTTTTCTTAAGTGGGTGTGAGACCGATTCTGTGTTTGGCGACCTCCACTGTCAAAGCTTGCATGAAACTATTTTGTAAGGGAAATGTAACCAAGTTTCTGTGGAAATATGTGACATTCCGACAAGAAACTGTAACAAAAAGTTTCAGAAGACGATTAAAAGTAGCCAATTCCCTATGAGGAAGTATTTGCCGTGAAGGGCAAATTTGTCCGTTTGGAAAAACTAAAACCCGCGCGTTTAGTCGCCGCAAGTATGTCGTTGGAATGTTTCTATTTCGCTACAAACTGGTACGAGGCCACCGCTCAGCTGTTTTGGAGGATCAGGCAAGGGAGATGGACGATCCGATATTTTCGCGGCACGTCTATTTCCGCATACTGGCTCCATCGCACTTCAACCACAAGGAGCTCAAAATGAACAACGCAATCCACAACGCATCGAAAAAAGTCGTCCTCATCACCGGCGCCAGCAGCGGCATCGGCGAAGCCACCGCCAAGCATCTGGCGGCCCAGGGCATGCACGTGGTGCTGGGCGCGCGCCGCACCGAACGGCTGGAGGCGCTGGCCGTCGAGATCGCCGCGGCGGGCGGCTCGGCCAGCGTCTACACGCTCGATGTGACCAGCCAGGAAAGCATGCAGCGCTTCGTCGACGCCGCCGTCGACCGTCACGGCCGTGTCGATGTGATCATCAACAACGCGGGCGTGATGCCGCTGTCGAAACTGGAGGCGCTCAAGGTCGACGAGTGGAACCGGATGATCGACGTGAATATTCGCGGCGTGTTGCACGGCATCGCGGCAACCTTGCCGCTGATGCAGAAACAGCGCAGCGGCCAGATCATCAACCTGGCGTCGATCGGCGCCTACACGGTGAGCCCGACTGCGGCCGTGTACTGCGCCACCAAGTTCGCGGTGGCGGCGATTTCCGAGGGATTGCGGCAGGAGGTGGGCGGCGACATTCGCGTGACGGTGGTGTCGCCGGGCGTAGTGGAGTCCGAACTGGCCGATTCGATTTCCGACGCCGGCGGCCGCGAGGAAATGCGCGCCTTCCGCCAGATCTCGATCAAGCCGGAGGCGATCGCCCGCGCGATCCAGTTCGCCATCGACCAGCCGGCCGACGTCGACGTGAGCGAGATCATCGTCCGGCCTACGGCTAGCATGTTCTAAAGGCGGCTGCTACAGCTTCAGCTGGTTGACGAACCATCTGCCGGCGGGACCGGGCGGGAACTCCTTCATGTGCAGCGCGTGCATGGAGAAGCCCGACCCGATGGCGGGCTGGCCCTCAAGGCGGATCTCGACCAGCTTGCCGTCGCGCAGTTCCTCCTCCACCATGTGCAGCGGCATATAGCCCCAGCCCAGTCCCGCCCGCAGGAAGGCGTGCTTGGCGCCCAGGTCGCCGAGACGCCAGGTCTTGGCCGACATGACGCCGAAGTTACGTCCCGCCGTCAGACTGGAGCGGTCCGTCAGCACCAGCTGCACGTGTTCCGCAGCGGCGGCGCGGGGTATCGGCGTCGGCAACGCCGCCAGCGGATGACTGGGCGCGACCACGCCCACCGCCGCCACGCTGAGCAAAAATTCCGATGCGCAGCCGTCCGGGATATCCGGCAAGCTGCCAATGACCGCCACCTTGCAATTGCCGTCCAGCAGAGGCTGCAGCACGGCGCCCAAGGCTTCCACGTACAAGCGCAGCGGCGTGCCGGGAAAGGCCCGGTGAAACGCCTGCACGGCGGCCGTCAGCGTCGCTATCGGAAACATCACATCCACCGCCACCACCAGTTCCGGCTCCAGCCCCTCGGCCAGGGTGCGCGCCCGGGCCTTGAACGCATCCATGCTGTCGACCGCCTGCCGCG is part of the Oxalobacteraceae bacterium OTU3CAMAD1 genome and encodes:
- a CDS encoding LysR family transcriptional regulator — encoded protein: MARENINDILVFLEVARERSFTRAAAKLGMSQSGLSHIVRGLEARMGVQLLARTTRSVAPTEAGERLMETVAPRFAEIEAEIAAISDLGGSPAGLIRITAIDHIIDSVLWPRVAHLLPQYPDLRIEINSDYRMHDIVAERFDIGVRWGDQVEQDMIAVRLTADAPMAIVGSPDYFKRRAIPTSPQELLQHNCITLRLSSNGGVYAWELCDGDRPIEVKVSGQATFNSVYQMLNAAVSGVGLAFVTAEFAEPYVRDGRLVSVMKEWCRPFPGLHAYYLSRRHPSRAFTLVIDALRYQG
- a CDS encoding alpha/beta hydrolase, translating into MTSVIGGAALAQDMSNGADNFYTSDKVTVQKVSFRDQYQMKVGGNLFIPRTLHRNAKSAAIIVGHPMGAVKEQSANLYATKMAELGFVTLSVDLPFWGDSEGKPRNMVSPEMYAEAFSAAVDFLGTQPFIDSNRIGVLGVCGSGSFVISAAKIDPRMKAIATVSMYDMGAVNRNGLRHAQSVEQRKQIIAEAAQQRYVEFKGGEMRYTGGTTHVLNSDTHPIQREFYDFYRTKRGEFTPKGSSPLLTTHPTLSSNVKFMNFYPFNDIETISPRPMLFITGDQAHSREFSEEAYKLAAEPKEIVMIPGAGHVDLYDRTKLIPFNKLSNFFTLHLR
- a CDS encoding NADH:flavin oxidoreductase/NADH oxidase; translated protein: MSKLFSSFKIGPLELPNRIVIAPMCQYSAEQGSATDWHLIHLGNLALSGAGLLILEATAVSPEARISPADLGLYTDDNEQALARVLEAVRKHSDMPVGIQLGHAGRKASCAAPWDGGGQLAADAGGWTTEAPSAVPYADMDRPPVALDDAGLARVREAFAQTARRAARLGLDMVEVHAAHGYLLHQFLSPLSNQRTDQYGGSLENRMRFPLEVFDAVRAAFPADKPVGVRISATDWVEGGWDLAQSVAFSKALAARGSAYVHVSSGGLSALQKIDVGPGYQLPFAQEIKRQVEVPVIGVGMITTPEQAETAIRDGSADLVALARGILYDPRWPWHAAATLGAQVKAPKQYWRSQPSAYKNLFATGK
- a CDS encoding TonB-dependent siderophore receptor — protein: MRSKKLEAGVPDSLSTQPVDAVWRPRMMSMAVAGALAVFGVNDALAEDKAADAAAADSAPIPTVQITGQAGPGDTTEGTGSYTTRSMNTATRLDMSVRETPQSISVVTRQQMDDLNLQSVEQIVNITPGLSLNRNGTDRTSIYSRGFAISNFTEDGLTMASESDTLGFATLAIYDRIEVLRGSAGMAIGAGTPAGTLNFVRKRPTADTRVALTGSVGRYNDYRGEADVSGALNAAATLRARAVLAYQDTDTFISNYGHKRKLAYVTADADLSRDTTLSVGFHYNQEKNNGSTWYGLPTSQTGAFLPLDRSASNAPDWTSWDKTNTRVFAEIEHKLGGGWKARLAGQALTDDMDSEVVGIGRVRGTELFRFIAADNFIYDREQRSYDVQASGPFSLLGRRHEIVFGANYRNRHTSDKGLQSVPAYDYVFDPVNWDSSAPQRPVMDDFYYGQAVKLKQQAVYATARFSLADPLSLLLGARVDWYDYALHNTFTGARSGYKIDNEKTPYVGLVYDVNGTYSLYGSWTSIFNPQSAVDRDGVLLDPVTGINMEAGVKGEYFGGALNASAAVFRIKQKNLANALPVGQCSPGVLSCSESTGEVQSEGVELTLAGELAPDWQASAGVTLNSARYSKAQGSNKVGARFAAERPTRLLRLATSYRLPGNLNAWRVGAAVRAQNRIFRTNVPIRQSGYAIVDLNAGWQATKQLDVSLSVTNLFDRSYYQSISALDSGNAFGDPLSYNVTARYRF
- a CDS encoding PEPxxWA-CTERM sorting domain-containing protein, which gives rise to MTLNKAMMALTLSLAGGLAMAAPSSSFVDFSNGAQGWEGMQPLNGAGGSGINPNLGNGAPALHTVMENFGIGFSNNTNQSYLGDYGKLGSVTIGLDVIANSIRYFGQEVSRHMVVELRDYGNTPQGMPYTSVWYDLGTIDYTKGWQHLSVTIGDTTSTALPTGWGGYGSSDDAAGPGLPPGRSFADVLSSVDELVFTTYMPGYMYGFTDFDVAVDNISVSAVPEPSTYAMMLGGLGMVGWMKRRKSRAASSAKAA